In a single window of the Ancylobacter polymorphus genome:
- a CDS encoding ATP-binding protein, whose product MRTGSLALRLFVSATVISAAVLAVTGFALHQVYRAAVERSFDQRLDVYLKTIVADVANSPSGTMPEPTTLGDPLFNFPISGWYWQITRTDGPAAQVKTSRSLPEGKLPLLFQREGETDVSGMREAYADGPSGQRLRIVERVVDLGEDGRYAVAVAADAGEIEEEVAAFDQALAATLAILGGAFLLTLVFQVLFGLRPLKRMLGALHEVRTGRADRIEGDYPIEIAPLAAEVNALIDTNREIVERARTHVGNLAHALKTPISVLQNEAARGSGAEAGLAAKVTEQAQIMKDQVAHHLERARMAARASVVTTVEEVEPIVARIAATLAKVYRAKGVAVEAEVADGLRFRGERQDLEEILGNLVDNGCKWARTLVEIAVAAVPGAAGERDYFDITIDDDGPGLTPEQQTEALKRGKRLDETQPGSGLGLSIVAELVGLYGGRLTLGRSPFGGLRCVVRLPAA is encoded by the coding sequence ATGCGCACCGGCTCGCTGGCACTGCGCCTGTTCGTTTCGGCGACGGTGATCAGCGCCGCCGTGCTGGCCGTCACCGGCTTCGCGCTGCATCAGGTCTACCGCGCGGCGGTGGAACGCTCCTTCGATCAGCGGCTCGATGTCTATCTCAAGACCATCGTCGCCGACGTCGCCAATTCGCCCTCCGGCACCATGCCGGAGCCGACGACATTGGGCGACCCGCTGTTCAACTTCCCCATTTCCGGCTGGTACTGGCAGATCACCCGCACCGACGGGCCGGCGGCGCAGGTGAAGACCTCGCGCTCGCTGCCTGAGGGCAAGCTGCCGCTGCTGTTCCAGCGCGAAGGCGAGACCGATGTCTCCGGCATGCGCGAGGCCTATGCCGACGGGCCTTCCGGCCAGAGGCTGCGCATTGTCGAGCGCGTGGTCGATCTCGGCGAGGATGGGCGCTATGCGGTGGCAGTGGCGGCGGATGCCGGCGAGATCGAGGAGGAGGTCGCCGCCTTCGACCAGGCGCTGGCGGCGACGCTGGCGATTCTCGGGGGCGCCTTCCTGCTGACGCTGGTGTTTCAGGTGCTGTTCGGCCTGCGCCCGCTCAAGCGCATGCTGGGCGCGCTGCACGAGGTGCGCACCGGCCGCGCCGACCGCATCGAGGGCGACTACCCCATCGAGATCGCCCCCCTGGCGGCGGAGGTCAACGCGCTGATCGACACCAATCGCGAGATTGTCGAGCGCGCCCGCACCCATGTCGGCAATCTCGCCCATGCGCTGAAGACGCCGATTTCCGTGCTGCAGAACGAGGCGGCGCGCGGTTCTGGCGCGGAGGCCGGGCTCGCCGCCAAGGTGACCGAACAGGCGCAGATCATGAAGGACCAGGTGGCGCACCATCTGGAACGCGCCCGCATGGCGGCGCGCGCCTCCGTCGTCACCACGGTGGAGGAGGTCGAGCCCATTGTCGCGCGCATCGCCGCGACGCTGGCCAAGGTCTACCGCGCCAAGGGCGTGGCGGTGGAGGCCGAGGTGGCGGACGGGCTGCGCTTTCGCGGCGAACGGCAGGACCTTGAGGAGATCCTCGGCAATCTCGTGGACAATGGCTGCAAATGGGCGCGCACGCTGGTGGAGATCGCGGTGGCGGCGGTGCCGGGCGCGGCAGGTGAGCGGGACTATTTCGACATCACCATCGACGATGACGGGCCCGGCCTGACGCCGGAGCAGCAGACCGAGGCGCTCAAACGCGGCAAGCGGCTTGACGAGACGCAGCCCGGTTCCGGGCTCGGCCTGTCCATCGTCGCCGAGCTTGTCGGGCTCTATGGCGGGCGGCTCACGCTCGGCCGTTCGCCTTTCGGGGGTCTGCGCTGCGTGGTGCGGCTGCCGGCGGCGTGA
- a CDS encoding YMGG-like glycine zipper-containing protein, producing MRAYQFVAVGLVAGALAGCSTAQENPNTVGGAAVGAVAGGIIGQVVGHSTASTLVGAAVGGLIGGSIGNALDQADRQRAQQAEMQALEYGNPGAPVSWRGDSGAYGTIVPGPAYARGGSPKCREFTHTIYINGQPQTARGTACRNPDGTWSPVAG from the coding sequence ATGCGCGCATACCAATTCGTCGCCGTGGGCCTTGTCGCCGGCGCCCTCGCGGGCTGCAGCACCGCGCAGGAAAACCCGAACACCGTGGGCGGCGCGGCCGTTGGCGCGGTGGCGGGCGGCATTATCGGCCAGGTGGTCGGCCACAGCACCGCCAGCACGCTGGTCGGCGCGGCGGTGGGTGGCCTGATCGGCGGCTCGATCGGCAATGCGCTCGACCAGGCGGACCGGCAGCGGGCGCAGCAGGCGGAAATGCAGGCACTGGAATATGGCAATCCCGGCGCGCCGGTGAGCTGGCGCGGCGACAGCGGCGCCTATGGCACCATCGTGCCCGGCCCCGCCTATGCGCGCGGCGGCTCGCCCAAGTGCCGCGAGTTCACCCACACCATCTATATCAACGGCCAGCCGCAGACCGCGCGCGGCACCGCCTGCCGCAACCCGGACGGCACCTGGTCGCCCGTGGCGGGCTGA